Proteins co-encoded in one Brassica napus cultivar Da-Ae chromosome C3 unlocalized genomic scaffold, Da-Ae chrC03_Random_23, whole genome shotgun sequence genomic window:
- the LOC125594666 gene encoding cucumber peeling cupredoxin-like, which translates to MTLLIVTLSLIGLARSASFYEVGDTNGWTTKMGLEYYKTWSSSKTFYLGDSLIFQYNKDLHNVMEVSFKDYELCNPNSALATYHSEYEPVKLNRTGHYYFICGVPGHCECGQKLEVLVTAPASLQNPATTQQNNSSTSNSNPEPNPTIPDPKPNPTFPDPKPMPTSPDPKPKPSPRWEDPLVVLPVDAATIASLPHNAASDPCVWSGLSLLSFVLLQTLVFL; encoded by the coding sequence ATGACTTTGTTAATTGTAACATTGTCACTAATCGGATTAGCTCGTTCTGCATCTTTTTACGAGGTTGGAGACACCAACGGATGGACGACAAAGATGGGCCTTGAGTATTACAAGACATGGTCTTCTTCAAAGACTTTCTACCTTGGAGATTCCCTCATCTTTCAATACAACAAAGATCTCCACAACGTGATGGAGGTGAGCTTCAAAGATTACGAGTTGTGTAACCCTAATTCAGCTCTGGCCACATATCACTCTGAGTATGAACCGGTTAAGCTTAACAGAACCGGACACTATTACTTCATATGCGGTGTGCCTGGTCACTGTGAATGTGGTCAAAAGCTTGAGGTCCTAGTCACGGCGCCTGCCTCTCTGCAGAATCCTGCCACAACTCAACAAAACAACTCTTCTACTTCTAATTCTAACCCTGAACCTAATCCTACAATTCCTGATCCTAAACCTAATCCTACATTTCCTGATCCTAAACCTATGCCTACTAGTCCTGATCCTAAACCAAAGCCTTCACCGCGTTGGGAGGATCCTCTTGTGGTTCTTCCAGTAGATGCTGCAACAATTGCATCACTTCCTCACAATGCAGCCTCAGACCCTTGTGTGTGGAGTGGGTTAAGCTTGCTCTCATTCGTTCTTCTACAAACCCTAGTTTTTctttaa
- the LOC125594667 gene encoding oxysterol-binding protein-related protein 1B-like, translating to MEAKVISCTTFGDDKVIKIVVSRHRAVTNYKPRENETTTVVVADDTCSKKDVEEIKMTCEKLDYVYEGRLHEDYAQTNIGPGLV from the coding sequence ATGGAAGCCAAAGTCATTTCTTGCACTACTTTCGGAGACGACAAGGTCATAAAGATTGTTGTTTCGAGACATCGTGCTGTCACCAACTACAAACCTAGAGAAAACGAAACGACGACCGTTGTTGTTGCCGATGATACTTGCTCCAAGAAAGATGTTGAAGAGATTAAGATGACTTGTGAGAAGCTCGATTATGTTTACGAAGGAAGACTTCACGAAGATTACGCTCAGACCAACATTGGACCTGGTTTGGTCTGA
- the LOC125594669 gene encoding oxysterol-binding protein-related protein 1B-like yields MEAKVISCTTFGEDKVIKIVVSSHRAVTNYKPGENETTVVVADDTCSKKDVEEIKKTCEKLDYVYEGRLHEDYAQTNIGPGLV; encoded by the coding sequence atggaaGCCAAAGTGATTTCTTGCACTACTTTTGGAGAAGACAAGGTCATAAAGATTGTTGTTTCGAGCCATCGTGCAGTCACCAACTACAAACCTGGAGAAAACGAAACGACCGTTGTTGTTGCCGATGATACTTGCTCCAAGAAAGATGTTGAAGAGATTAAGAAGACTTGTGAGAAGCTCGATTATGTTTACGAAGGAAGACTTCACGAAGATTACGCTCAGACCAACATTGGACCTGGTTTGGTCTGA